A genomic window from Flavobacterium sp. I3-2 includes:
- a CDS encoding TlpA family protein disulfide reductase, which translates to MKKKVLITLSVCAMLFSACKENNESNIKKDLESIDSKIASGFDNLKDTLKIKDNSNINSDEFKTVTLDKNFTSLEGTEITFKNILKANEGKTIVIDIWASWCPDCIKGIPSIEKMQEQFPDVAYVFLSLDKTPEAWKEAIEKYKLKGSHYYLNEKMSGEFGKSIDLDWIPRYIIVNKEGKIVDYKSIAADDKTFLFILKNSEKKDQ; encoded by the coding sequence ATGAAAAAGAAAGTTTTAATTACCTTATCTGTATGTGCTATGCTCTTTAGCGCATGTAAAGAAAATAATGAATCTAATATCAAAAAAGATTTAGAATCTATTGATAGTAAAATTGCTAGTGGATTTGATAATCTAAAAGATACATTAAAAATAAAAGACAATAGTAATATCAACTCTGACGAATTTAAAACGGTTACTTTAGATAAAAATTTCACATCCTTAGAAGGAACTGAAATCACATTTAAAAACATTTTAAAAGCGAATGAAGGAAAAACTATTGTTATTGATATTTGGGCATCTTGGTGTCCAGATTGTATCAAAGGAATTCCTTCTATCGAAAAGATGCAAGAACAATTTCCAGATGTAGCTTATGTATTCTTATCTTTAGATAAAACACCTGAAGCTTGGAAAGAAGCGATAGAAAAATATAAACTTAAAGGTTCGCATTATTATTTAAACGAAAAAATGAGTGGCGAATTTGGAAAGTCAATTGATTTAGATTGGATTCCGCGTTACATCATCGTTAATAAAGAAGGAAAGATTGTCGATTATAAATCCATCGCTGCCGATGACAAAACGTTCCTTTTCATTTTAAAAAATTCAGAAAAAAAAGACCAATAA
- a CDS encoding DUF1599 domain-containing protein codes for MNNTSEQYNNIITICKNLYSKKLQDYGCAWRILRLPSLTDQIFIKAQRIRSLQENDVRKVDEDETSEFIGIINYCVMALIQIEKGITTKPDLTNEEAIALYDKHIEETKNLMLNKNHDYGEAWREMRVSSCTDIILQKLLRVKQIEDNQGKTLVSEGIDANYQDMINYAVFSLILMGLAETK; via the coding sequence ATGAATAATACTTCAGAACAATATAATAACATCATCACCATTTGTAAAAATTTATATTCGAAAAAATTACAAGATTACGGATGTGCTTGGCGTATATTAAGATTGCCTTCTTTAACCGATCAAATTTTTATTAAAGCACAACGCATTCGCAGTTTACAAGAAAACGATGTTAGAAAAGTAGATGAAGACGAAACTTCTGAATTTATTGGAATCATCAATTATTGTGTGATGGCTTTAATTCAAATCGAGAAAGGAATTACAACAAAACCCGACTTAACTAACGAAGAAGCTATTGCGCTTTATGACAAACACATCGAAGAAACTAAAAATTTGATGTTGAATAAAAACCACGATTACGGTGAAGCTTGGCGCGAAATGCGTGTGAGTTCTTGTACAGATATTATTTTACAAAAACTTTTACGTGTTAAACAAATTGAAGATAACCAAGGAAAAACTTTGGTTTCTGAAGGTATTGATGCCAATTATCAAGATATGATTAACTATGCAGTTTTCTCATTGATTTTAATGGGATTAGCTGAAACTAAATAA
- a CDS encoding lysophospholipid acyltransferase family protein: MGLLRKDPFGHVLLFKKWLIRIFGFITHKRYRGFNELSIEGSEIIKSLPETNVLFISNHQTYFADVVSMFHVFNASLKGRVDSIKNVFYIWNPKLNIYFVSAKETMKSGILPRIMSYAGAITVERTWREKGKDVAEKKAVNPNDTENIKIALNDGWVITFPQGTTKSFKPVRKGTAHIIKEHRPIVVPIVIDGFRRSFDKKGIWLKKKGILQSMVIKEPLDIDYDNDSIDVIVEKIEFAIEQHPSFLKVVPAEILENEKELNKKRRFNY; this comes from the coding sequence ATGGGATTATTGAGAAAAGATCCGTTCGGGCATGTACTTCTTTTTAAAAAATGGCTCATAAGAATCTTTGGATTTATTACGCATAAGCGATATAGAGGATTTAACGAATTAAGTATTGAAGGCTCTGAAATTATAAAAAGTTTACCAGAAACGAATGTGCTTTTTATTTCAAATCATCAGACCTATTTTGCTGATGTTGTTTCTATGTTTCATGTTTTTAATGCAAGTTTAAAAGGACGAGTTGATAGTATTAAAAATGTATTTTACATTTGGAATCCCAAATTGAATATTTATTTTGTTTCTGCTAAAGAAACCATGAAATCTGGAATTCTACCTCGAATAATGAGTTATGCTGGTGCGATTACCGTAGAACGAACTTGGCGCGAAAAAGGAAAAGACGTTGCAGAAAAAAAAGCTGTAAATCCAAATGATACTGAGAATATTAAAATTGCTTTAAATGACGGTTGGGTAATTACATTTCCGCAAGGAACAACCAAATCATTTAAACCTGTACGTAAAGGAACCGCTCATATTATTAAAGAACACCGACCGATTGTTGTTCCGATTGTGATTGACGGTTTTAGAAGATCTTTTGATAAAAAAGGAATTTGGTTAAAGAAGAAAGGAATTCTACAATCAATGGTAATCAAAGAGCCTTTAGATATTGATTACGATAATGATTCTATTGATGTTATTGTTGAAAAAATTGAATTCGCAATTGAACAGCATCCATCATTTTTGAAAGTTGTTCCTGCAGAAATTTTAGAAAACGAAAAGGAATTAAATAAAAAACGACGTTTCAATTATTAA
- a CDS encoding arylamine N-acetyltransferase family protein, producing MDLNKYFERIGFTEECKVDFEILKKLNYLHAITIPFENINPLLKLPVKIDINSIVAKLVLKKRGGYCYEQNTLFLHILTEIGFEVRPLAGRVVWNDSINSITSLTHMFLLVTYNQIEYIIDVGFGAQTLTSPLKFVLDEVQETPHETYQIIKFEDDFVLQTRINNNWKSMYRFNKNPQYFVDFEVGNWYTSTNPDFIFTNILFLSKADKNGRYSLVNNIFKTYDLNGTSKTLKIETIEELKNIITSVFNIEISEEEEFLDKKLNTFL from the coding sequence ATGGACTTAAACAAATATTTTGAAAGAATTGGTTTTACTGAAGAATGCAAAGTAGATTTTGAAATTTTAAAAAAATTGAATTATCTACATGCAATTACAATTCCATTCGAAAACATAAATCCACTTTTAAAACTACCCGTTAAAATTGATATAAATTCGATTGTAGCGAAATTAGTTTTAAAGAAAAGAGGTGGATATTGTTACGAACAAAATACATTATTTTTACATATTTTAACTGAAATTGGTTTTGAAGTTAGACCTTTAGCAGGACGTGTTGTTTGGAATGATTCAATAAATTCAATTACTTCATTAACACATATGTTTCTGTTAGTGACTTATAATCAAATTGAATATATTATAGATGTTGGTTTCGGAGCGCAAACATTGACTTCACCACTTAAATTTGTTTTAGATGAAGTTCAAGAAACGCCTCATGAAACATACCAAATTATAAAGTTTGAAGATGATTTTGTTTTGCAAACAAGAATAAATAACAACTGGAAATCAATGTATAGATTTAATAAAAATCCGCAATATTTTGTAGATTTTGAAGTTGGTAATTGGTACACTTCTACAAATCCGGATTTCATTTTCACAAACATTCTTTTCCTTTCTAAGGCTGATAAAAATGGTAGATATTCACTTGTAAATAATATTTTTAAAACATATGATTTAAACGGTACATCAAAAACTTTAAAAATTGAAACTATCGAAGAATTAAAAAATATAATTACTTCTGTTTTTAACATCGAAATCTCAGAAGAAGAAGAATTTTTGGATAAAAAACTAAATACATTTCTTTAA
- a CDS encoding BT_3928 family protein, translated as MKFITQIARFFVGFLFIISGLIKLNDPVGFSFKLDEYFSEAVFNLPFLQPLALSIAVFVVIVEVVLGVLLLIGFKKKFTLWSLFLMILFFTFLTFYSAYFNKVTDCGCFGDALKLTPWQSFGKDVVLLVLILILFAGQKYILPIFKSSGLNYAVSIITLILCGYLGFHVLNHLPVIDFRAYKVGTNIRKGMEIPDGAPKSEYDIIFKYKVDGVEKDFKMDELANLPANAEFVSREEKLLVKGYEPPIHDFFIEKDGENYLDQFLEEPKLLMFVSYNLDLASEEGLGKLNEISKQAEDKGYQVIALTASNIETISKYNSEFNFNFDFYFCDATTLKTIERANPSLVVVEYGTIVEKLHWQDAAKLTLK; from the coding sequence ATGAAATTTATAACTCAAATCGCCCGATTTTTTGTAGGATTTTTATTCATTATTTCTGGATTAATTAAACTAAATGATCCCGTTGGATTTTCATTTAAACTAGACGAATATTTTTCTGAAGCTGTTTTCAATCTTCCATTTTTACAACCTTTAGCTTTAAGTATTGCTGTTTTTGTTGTCATAGTTGAAGTTGTTCTTGGCGTTTTATTACTAATTGGATTTAAAAAGAAATTTACTTTATGGAGTTTATTTTTAATGATTTTATTCTTTACATTCTTAACTTTCTATTCGGCTTATTTCAATAAAGTTACAGATTGCGGATGTTTTGGTGATGCTTTAAAACTAACACCTTGGCAATCATTCGGAAAAGATGTGGTTCTTTTAGTTTTGATTTTAATCTTATTTGCTGGACAAAAATATATTTTACCAATATTCAAATCTTCAGGTTTAAATTACGCAGTTTCAATAATCACATTAATTTTATGTGGATATTTAGGATTTCACGTTTTAAATCATTTGCCTGTGATTGATTTCAGAGCTTATAAAGTAGGAACAAATATCCGTAAGGGAATGGAAATTCCAGATGGAGCTCCAAAATCTGAATACGACATCATCTTTAAATACAAAGTTGATGGAGTTGAAAAAGATTTCAAAATGGATGAATTAGCTAATTTACCTGCAAATGCAGAATTCGTTTCGCGTGAAGAAAAACTTTTAGTAAAAGGTTACGAACCGCCAATTCATGATTTTTTTATTGAAAAAGATGGTGAAAATTATTTGGACCAATTTTTAGAAGAACCAAAACTTTTAATGTTTGTGAGTTATAATCTTGATTTAGCTTCAGAAGAAGGATTAGGTAAATTAAACGAAATTTCAAAACAAGCAGAAGATAAAGGTTATCAGGTGATTGCGTTGACAGCTTCAAATATCGAAACAATATCTAAATATAATTCTGAATTTAATTTCAATTTTGATTTCTATTTCTGTGATGCTACAACTTTAAAAACAATTGAAAGAGCAAATCCGAGTTTAGTTGTGGTTGAATACGGTACAATTGTAGAAAAATTACATTGGCAAGATGCTGCTAAATTAACTTTAAAATAA
- a CDS encoding NUDIX hydrolase, with the protein MLFDKFLELIPKIEKEPLLSSEAHKKMAPLERLKYYENYDYSIHNPRKSAVLSLFYPKDTQTYLLLIVRSEYVGVHSAQISFPGGKMEIFDSTLQETALRETEEEVGISRDKIEIIKPFSELYIPPSNFLVSPFMGITTETIIPKIDTREVSHILELPIHDLLDNRLISNVKMTTSYANEIEVPAFIISEHIVWGATAMILSEIKQTINNVI; encoded by the coding sequence ATGTTATTCGATAAATTCTTAGAATTAATCCCTAAAATTGAAAAAGAACCTTTGCTTTCTTCAGAAGCTCATAAAAAAATGGCTCCATTAGAGCGATTAAAATATTATGAAAATTATGACTATTCCATTCATAATCCTAGAAAATCCGCGGTTCTTTCTTTATTTTACCCCAAAGATACGCAAACCTATTTATTATTAATCGTTCGTTCAGAATATGTAGGTGTACATTCTGCTCAGATTTCTTTTCCTGGAGGTAAAATGGAAATATTTGATAGTACATTACAAGAAACTGCTTTGAGAGAAACGGAAGAAGAAGTCGGAATTTCAAGAGATAAAATTGAAATTATAAAGCCATTTTCTGAATTGTATATTCCTCCAAGCAATTTTTTAGTTTCTCCATTTATGGGAATTACAACAGAAACAATTATACCAAAAATAGATACACGAGAAGTTTCTCATATTTTAGAGTTACCAATTCACGATTTATTAGATAATCGATTGATATCTAATGTGAAAATGACAACTTCATATGCAAATGAAATTGAAGTTCCCGCATTTATAATTTCAGAACACATCGTTTGGGGAGCAACTGCAATGATTTTAAGTGAAATAAAACAGACTATAAATAATGTTATATAA
- a CDS encoding ABC transporter permease has protein sequence MLRYFLNKLGYGILTLWGVITVVFFLFNILPGDPARMMLDQNENSEQLAIIKKKYGFDLPISQQYVNYLNDLSVLSFHSKNTDNYTFFDQDKYNGFKLFSTKNTDVVLKAPYLRESFQKNGKKVTDIIAETLPNTIFLAFFAVGIAIFLGIFLGILSALYKDTAFDKTIAIISTFGMSLPSFFCAILAAWIFGFVLNEYTGLNMTGSLYEVDDFGEGVHLQLKNSILPAVVLGIRPLGVVIQLMRNSLLEVLSQDYIRTAKAKGLSTAKIVYKHALKNALNPVVTAVSGWFASMLAGSVFVEFIFGWNGLGKEIVDALNNLDLPIIMGSVLVIATTFVVITILVDMIYAYLDPKIKLN, from the coding sequence TTGTTACGTTATTTTTTAAATAAATTAGGCTATGGAATATTAACACTTTGGGGTGTTATCACGGTTGTTTTCTTTTTGTTTAATATTTTACCTGGAGATCCAGCTCGAATGATGTTAGACCAAAATGAAAACTCTGAACAATTAGCAATCATCAAAAAGAAATACGGTTTTGATTTACCGATTTCACAACAATATGTAAATTATTTAAATGATTTATCTGTTTTGTCGTTTCATTCAAAAAACACAGATAATTATACGTTCTTTGACCAAGACAAATACAATGGGTTTAAATTATTTAGTACAAAAAATACAGATGTCGTTTTAAAAGCTCCTTACTTAAGAGAAAGTTTTCAAAAAAATGGTAAAAAGGTAACGGACATTATTGCAGAAACATTACCAAATACGATTTTCTTAGCGTTTTTTGCAGTTGGAATTGCAATTTTCTTAGGAATCTTTTTAGGAATTTTGTCAGCTTTATATAAAGACACCGCTTTTGATAAAACCATTGCAATCATCAGTACATTCGGGATGAGTTTACCGTCTTTCTTTTGTGCGATTCTTGCTGCCTGGATTTTTGGTTTTGTGTTAAATGAATATACCGGATTAAACATGACCGGAAGTTTATACGAGGTAGATGATTTTGGCGAAGGCGTTCATTTACAATTAAAAAACAGTATTTTACCAGCGGTAGTTTTAGGAATTCGTCCGCTTGGTGTTGTCATCCAATTAATGCGAAATTCGCTACTTGAAGTTTTAAGTCAAGATTACATCAGAACAGCAAAAGCAAAAGGATTATCAACTGCAAAAATTGTTTATAAACACGCATTAAAAAATGCATTAAATCCAGTTGTTACAGCTGTTTCTGGTTGGTTTGCATCTATGTTAGCAGGTTCGGTTTTTGTCGAATTTATATTCGGATGGAACGGACTTGGTAAAGAAATTGTAGATGCATTAAACAATTTAGATTTGCCTATAATTATGGGATCTGTTTTAGTCATAGCAACAACATTTGTAGTAATTACAATTTTAGTTGATATGATTTATGCTTATTTAGATCCTAAAATAAAATTGAATTAA
- the tpiA gene encoding triose-phosphate isomerase gives MRHSIVAGNWKMHKNAQETSAFLNELVNELPNDKEVEIIVAPPFTNLLIATQQLEGTNIGVAAQNMHQAEGGAFTGEISADMLTSIGVDIVILGHSERRQYFKETDGTLASKVDTALRHKMRVIFCVGEELKDRECKQFQNVVYYQLKDALFHLPKQAWENIVIAYEPVWAIGTGETATPEQAQEMHQFIREQIAHQYDQNVANNTSILYGGSVKPDNAKEIFSKPDVDGGLIGGAALNPKDFSAIVSAI, from the coding sequence ATGAGACATTCAATTGTAGCCGGAAACTGGAAAATGCATAAAAATGCACAAGAAACTTCAGCTTTCTTAAACGAACTAGTAAACGAATTACCAAACGATAAAGAAGTTGAGATCATTGTTGCTCCACCATTCACAAACTTATTAATTGCTACACAACAATTAGAAGGCACAAATATTGGAGTTGCTGCGCAAAACATGCATCAAGCTGAAGGTGGTGCTTTTACTGGTGAAATTTCTGCTGATATGTTGACAAGCATTGGCGTTGACATCGTTATCTTAGGACATTCTGAAAGAAGACAATATTTTAAAGAAACAGACGGAACTCTAGCTAGCAAAGTTGATACAGCTTTAAGACACAAAATGCGTGTTATTTTCTGTGTTGGCGAAGAATTAAAAGATCGTGAATGCAAGCAATTTCAAAATGTCGTTTATTACCAACTAAAAGATGCTTTGTTTCATTTGCCAAAACAAGCTTGGGAAAACATCGTAATTGCTTACGAACCTGTTTGGGCAATTGGAACCGGAGAAACTGCAACGCCAGAACAAGCTCAAGAAATGCATCAATTTATCCGTGAACAGATCGCTCATCAATACGATCAAAACGTAGCTAACAATACTTCTATTTTATACGGTGGAAGCGTGAAACCAGATAATGCTAAAGAAATTTTTTCTAAACCAGATGTTGATGGTGGATTAATTGGCGGAGCTGCTTTAAATCCAAAAGATTTTTCTGCTATTGTTAGCGCAATATAA
- a CDS encoding DUF4268 domain-containing protein, with the protein MFSKEEVQQLKRQFWIDFAEAYPRKWLLFDTKIKDFAFKFYVDNKKAMVMLDIECKDDEKRKIYYEKIESLRTILWEEHVPDALFERNLYLESGKLISRIWVELDQVSSNNKKTWPRIFEFFNEQMNAFEIFFYEYEDYIKDLELNT; encoded by the coding sequence ATGTTCAGTAAAGAAGAAGTACAACAACTTAAAAGACAATTTTGGATTGATTTTGCAGAAGCTTATCCAAGAAAATGGTTGTTGTTTGATACAAAAATCAAAGATTTTGCGTTTAAGTTTTATGTAGATAACAAAAAAGCAATGGTAATGCTTGATATTGAATGTAAGGACGATGAAAAACGAAAAATTTATTACGAAAAAATTGAATCTCTTCGAACAATTCTTTGGGAAGAGCATGTTCCTGATGCGCTTTTTGAAAGAAACTTATATTTAGAAAGTGGAAAATTAATCAGTCGTATTTGGGTTGAATTAGATCAAGTGAGTTCAAATAATAAAAAAACTTGGCCACGAATTTTTGAATTCTTCAATGAACAAATGAATGCTTTTGAAATTTTCTTTTATGAATATGAAGATTACATTAAAGATTTGGAATTAAATACCTAA
- a CDS encoding T9SS type B sorting domain-containing protein, whose product MKMIHKILFLILFSQTIFAQQITVNNTFTNQQLIDGFINGTCTNVLNVNFNGYTFPDGMKSWGYFNKAQSSFPFDEGIVLTTGKLSAAPGPSFATLSDGPSSWTGDMDLQNAVNINNTYNASSLIFDFIPTANTIRFDYIFASEQYLINGTQNQCNYTDGFAFILTNITAGTTPQNLALVPGTNTPVTSSTIRGAGGLCPASNAQYFASYNDINSPIAYNGNTVPMHVETAVIPGNTYRIKIVIADQGNALYDSAVFLRANSFNAEVDLGPNKLIANNNALCVNQTLTLNATTSNATYQWFKNNILIPNQSQGTYTVTEAGIYKVKITQQNGCISEGEITVEYDLFDFEQTVNLQLCGVANENTASFNINDAIELITIDPLDSISFYQNNNNGVLSGVINTAIPFNATNGTQVFARIVSESGCEYVATINLLINSENIAPINQTKCDADANSTDGFTSFNLTEIAQEIRMQNNFGQNHMIDFYLTTQDANNETNPLPTNFTNTIAYQQEIFAKVSINGTCVAILKVNLNVVNTQNIPLQEFSICQGEMLTLTASNQNNNYTWNTGETAQSIQVSTAGLYTVTYFSIEGCEITQSFNVTISSGPTDVQIITTDFNESNNSITIIVNDNGVFEYSLDGINYQLSNVFTGLSVGTYTVYIRDLTGCGEKVLSVYILDYPRFITPNDDGFNDTWRIPNLTRMDPNAIISIFDRYGKLLYRMKSEFSWDGTSNGKPMQPSDYWFLVNFSNGKELRGHFSLIR is encoded by the coding sequence ATGAAGATGATCCACAAAATACTGTTTTTAATTTTGTTTTCGCAAACTATTTTTGCGCAACAAATCACAGTAAATAATACGTTTACAAACCAACAATTAATCGATGGTTTCATAAACGGAACATGTACTAATGTTTTAAATGTTAATTTCAACGGCTACACTTTTCCTGATGGAATGAAAAGCTGGGGATATTTTAACAAAGCGCAATCAAGTTTTCCTTTCGATGAAGGAATTGTACTGACTACAGGTAAATTATCAGCAGCTCCTGGACCAAGTTTCGCTACTCTAAGCGATGGACCTAGCAGTTGGACTGGAGATATGGATTTACAAAACGCTGTAAATATCAACAATACATACAATGCTTCAAGTTTAATTTTTGATTTTATTCCGACTGCCAATACAATTCGTTTTGATTATATTTTTGCTTCAGAGCAATATTTAATCAACGGAACTCAAAATCAATGTAATTATACAGATGGTTTTGCTTTTATTCTTACGAATATAACTGCCGGAACAACACCTCAAAACCTAGCTTTAGTACCAGGAACAAATACACCAGTAACATCGAGTACAATCCGTGGCGCAGGTGGACTTTGTCCTGCATCAAACGCACAGTATTTTGCTAGTTACAACGACATAAATTCTCCTATTGCATATAATGGAAATACAGTTCCTATGCATGTCGAAACAGCAGTAATTCCAGGAAATACATATCGAATTAAAATCGTAATTGCTGACCAAGGAAATGCACTTTATGATTCTGCTGTTTTTTTAAGAGCAAATAGTTTTAATGCTGAAGTTGATTTAGGTCCTAATAAATTAATTGCAAATAACAACGCATTGTGTGTTAATCAAACTTTAACATTAAATGCAACAACATCTAATGCAACTTATCAATGGTTTAAAAACAATATTTTAATTCCAAATCAAAGTCAAGGTACTTACACTGTAACAGAAGCCGGAATCTATAAAGTAAAAATCACACAACAAAATGGTTGTATTTCTGAAGGTGAAATCACTGTTGAATACGATTTATTTGATTTTGAACAAACAGTTAATTTACAACTTTGTGGAGTAGCTAATGAAAATACCGCTTCTTTCAATATTAATGACGCCATCGAATTAATTACAATTGATCCATTGGACTCAATAAGTTTTTATCAAAATAACAACAATGGAGTTTTATCTGGGGTCATAAATACAGCAATACCTTTTAACGCTACGAATGGAACGCAAGTTTTTGCTCGTATTGTTTCTGAAAGTGGTTGTGAATATGTGGCTACAATTAACTTATTGATCAATTCCGAAAATATTGCTCCAATCAATCAAACGAAATGTGATGCTGATGCTAATTCAACAGATGGATTTACAAGTTTTAATTTGACTGAAATTGCTCAGGAAATTCGTATGCAAAACAATTTCGGTCAAAACCATATGATTGATTTTTATTTAACTACGCAGGATGCAAATAACGAAACCAATCCACTTCCGACTAATTTTACAAATACAATTGCTTATCAACAAGAAATCTTTGCAAAAGTTTCAATTAACGGAACTTGTGTTGCCATTTTAAAAGTTAACTTGAATGTTGTAAATACACAAAACATACCATTACAAGAATTTTCAATTTGTCAAGGTGAAATGTTAACATTAACCGCTTCCAATCAAAATAATAATTACACTTGGAACACTGGAGAAACAGCACAAAGTATTCAAGTTTCTACAGCTGGATTATATACCGTTACCTATTTTTCAATCGAAGGTTGCGAAATTACACAATCATTTAATGTAACTATTTCAAGTGGACCTACAGATGTACAAATAATAACAACTGATTTTAATGAATCTAATAACTCAATAACGATTATTGTCAACGACAACGGTGTTTTTGAATATTCTCTTGATGGAATCAATTATCAATTATCAAATGTTTTCACTGGATTAAGCGTTGGAACTTATACCGTTTATATCCGAGATTTAACTGGCTGTGGAGAAAAAGTTTTAAGTGTTTATATTTTAGATTATCCAAGATTCATTACACCAAATGATGATGGTTTCAATGATACTTGGCGTATTCCAAATTTAACTCGCATGGATCCAAATGCAATTATTTCAATTTTTGACAGATATGGAAAATTATTATACCGAATGAAATCAGAGTTTTCTTGGGACGGTACCAGTAATGGAAAACCAATGCAACCTAGTGATTACTGGTTTTTAGTAAATTTTTCAAATGGTAAAGAATTAAGAGGTCATTTCTCTTTAATCAGATAA